GGCCCCCTCTCAGTCGTACGTGCACTCCGTCTCCCCACACGCTCCCATCACTGTTCTCACGACATCCATGTCAGTTGGTGATCCTGCCGGACTAGCAGGCGCCGCAGTGCCGCTTGTTCCGCCGGCGGCCCCTCCCATTCAGCTTACTGACATCACTCCCCAGGCAGCAGCAATACAGCCTCCCGTGATCCCCCAGGCTATTGTTCAGCACCAACACGCTGGAATGGATCCGCAGATCTCCACCCTGAAACAGCAGATGGACGTTCAGGCTGCTCTCCAAGAGCATCATGTCGGTGGCCCTCTGCCTCCTGTCGAGCAGTACCATCAGAGCCTCCCCGCGTCTGCTCTGAAGGCACAACCGGCCGACACGCAGCAGCAGGTCTATGGGCAGCCGTCGTCAGCGCCGGTCCACTTCCCTCCTCATCAGCAAGTGCTGGCCACGCACATGGAGCCGGGTGTCATGGCCGTACCACAGCCAGGAGAACCTCCAGCGGCTCAAGGTCGACCCCCGGTGActttcctccagcagcagccagcTCTGTTGTTGGATCAGAACCAGGCCCACACCCAGCAACAGATGGACCAGCAGACGACTCTGCTGCACCAGCAGATCCAGAACCCGCATCATCTGGAGCAGCAGCAAGCCCTTATTCAAAGACAAGGGTCGGACCAGCCGGTGCTGACCCAGGAGCAGCAATCGCTTTTACAGCAGAGGCCACCAGAGCCGCCCCATCAGCAGTTATATCAGCCCACAGAGAAGCTTCCGGCTGGAATCCAGATGGAGCCACAGAACCAACAGCAGCTTGTCTATCCTCTGCAGATAGAGCAGCACATGCATCAGCAGGCCTTGCTCCAAcaagtggagcagcagcagcaggctcttctgcagcagcacctgcagcagcaggtgatcttacagcagcagcagctgcaggagaaggcacagctccagcagcagcaacaagagCAGCAGCAAGTGCAACTCAAACAGCAAatggagcagcagcaacaggctCTGTTTCAGCAGCAGTTGGCGCAACAGCGGCAACAAGTTCTTCTTCAGCAACAAGCCGAGAGGCTGCAGAAACAGGCGGTGATCCAGCAACAGATTCAAGaggagctccagcagcaggcagCAATCATTCAGCTGCAGCAAGCCGAGAAGCAGGACGCTGCTTTCAGTccacacagcagcagtgagCAGCAAATCCAGCTGAACCCCCCGCTGTGTTTACCCCAAAGCCCTCCAACGGGACTCCATCTGGTGGAGCAGCAACAGCCGTCTGCAGTCCTTCAGCAGCCTGCGTGCGTGACTTTTTCTCAAGCCCCGGGTTCCATAGTCCTGCCCACACCTGCCATGATGACGGCTCAAGTTCTTGCCCATCACGTCCAAAGTGAAGCCCATGCCCACAACCTAGGTCAGGTACCAGTCCAGTTGGCAACCCAGTCAGCTGTTGCTCATCCAGTGGAGGTGATTTGTGGACAAACCCCACCGAGTTACTCTTGTCCCGGAGTTCCTCCTGATACCCGGGTGGCTTCTCCACTGGTCGTCCCGACGGTGCAGCCTCCAGCAAGTCTCCCACAGCCTTCCCAAGGTCAGACTGAGTTCCAGATTCTTGGGCAGCAAGCCCATGCGGCACCATATCCTGGTCTGCATGAGTCTCCAGTTCATCGCCAGGCAGTGGTGGTGCTGCAGCCTCCGCTCCAACATCCGACTCCAAGTCTTTCGGCTCCTGTGCATGTGACCCCTCAGTACATCCAGAGCCAGCAGCCGGTGCCAATACCTCACCTCCCACAGCTGCATCAGGCCCAGTTCAGCCCACCGGCCTTGGTTGAAGGTGCTGCCGTTCCCGTGCAATACCCTGTGGAGCATCCGAGACATGCTGACCCACCACGTCAGATAGACCTGCCGTCACTGGCTCCAGCCCAGCCGCAGCCTTTAGTGAGCCCTGCTGACCCGCTGGTGCAGCCCATCACTCTGCAGACTGCTGAGCCACTGAGGCTGACTCAGATTCAGCAGCTTTGTGCAGTCCAGCCCATCCCAGCagcagtccagcagcagctgccttTGACCGCGCCGTGTCAGCCTGCTCTACATCAAGTCACCCATCCGGCCGTGCAGCTCGTGCCCAGTAGTGTGGCGGATCTCATTGCTCAGAGCAGAGTCCCTTCTGCGAGCAGCCATGCAGCtgcaggccccgccccctcctcccaGCATCACCACGTGGTCCCAGCACTCACGCACACGCCAACCACCTTTCATTCTCTTTCACTCCAAGATACAGCTGAGCAACCTGCCGTGCCCTCTGCTGCCTTTCCTGCCCCCCAGATCCCTTCAAGTCCTACTCACACCTCGTGTCTCTCATCATCACTCCCACCCCTCCACCCTGCTCCTGAGCCTCCTACATCTCCGGCAGCAGCCCCCATAAGCTTACCAGGGCTGGCCTCCCCGCCGCCTGGCACCACTCTAGAGTCGCTTGACTGTCATGCCCCAAAACTGCCCCAAGACTCGCTGCCAGGCTGTGACTCTTCCCTGCTGCTGACAGCTCAGGTACAGGACGGATGGATGCTTGCCGAGAGTTTTGAACATAGTGTCTGATTGAATGAGCTCTTACTGATCATGTTGATTCAGTCTCCTCAGACCTAAAACACGACGAGTGGAACTTGCATTTGTGTTTCTGATGTTTTTTCTATGTGCCTCATCTTGTGTTTGTCTACGTTCTTCAGGACTGTCCATACCTGTCAAATTCAGAGCGTCATTCTTCTGCCGGGTATGTGTCCGTCGTATGAGTCTGTTTTACCAGTTTATGTGTGAGAAAGACTATTTCTGAGGAGGCATGTTAGCCTGATCCAGCTGGCGTCTGCTTGTGGTTCAATGCTTGTGTTCTGTTTGTAAGCAAAGAAACTGGTGTCAAAGCAGTATGGAAATAAGGGGGTGCCTCTCCGCAAGTAGGTATTGGATGATACTGCACACAAGCCAAGGCAGCCTACTGCAGACACCCTGACCTCTCTCTAAGTAGAGCACTCCTTACTGCACTTGCTCTATTGGCTAGTTACATATGAGGCAGGGATTTCCTCATGACCCCTGGAGGCGAGAGAAGTCTTGCCCAAACCATGGTACGACACTTGCATGGGGGTCGTGGCTGGTCATGGAGCCCCACAATGACATCAGGTGCTCCGTCGACCTCTGGGTGTCCTGGCCCGTAAACCCTCTCAGTATGGTACCCGGACCCTctgtgctcctgtgtgtgtgtctttgtagaAAAGAAGAGTTGTTTGTGCGTGGCAGCCTTGGGTTCAGCTGTCAGAAGCCTTAAATGTGACCCATCATAGTTACGGTGCACCACACAGCAGCACTGCTTTGGTCCCCTCTGCCACTGAGATCAGCAGTCTGAAGGTTGCAGTCTGCGGTGAACAGGTCTTTGGCAGTGACTCATCTTGGTCATTTTTCAGGTCTGGACCAGCAAACGGAGAAGAAAATGTTCAACCTCTTGCCAACGGGAAATTGGACAGGCTGAAGTCTCAGAGGAGAACATCCTGTCAGAGGCCTGAAAAAGTCTTGCATCAGTTCCAACTCAGCATGCTGCAGGTGAGCACAGGCCGGTCGTCCATCACCCCCTCTGGCCTGCAAGAGAGACTGAGAACAGGTGTCTTTGCAAGGTGTCGGCCAGCGGAGACAACATGGTGGAGTGTCAGCTGGAGACTCACAGCAACAAGATGGTGACCTTCAAATTCGACGTTGAAGGGGATGCGCCCGAGGACATCGCCGACTGCATGGTAGGCCTAAGCCCAGCAAAGTGCCTGGGTCAGGAAGATGAGTCATGTCGTGTTCTTGTGCTTGAGCCTCATGACCCTCACAGCATCTATCAAAGCCGCTGATCTCAGCAGGAAGAACTATGAAGATGGTTGCGTGATGGTTCTTTTGCTGCCGAAGTCTCATTCTAAAGTGTTGATTGCCCTCTTCAGGTGGAGGAAGACTTTGTGCTGGACGTAGAGAAGGAGAAGTTTGTGGAGGAACTTCGAGCCATCGTGACAAAAGCTCAGGACATTCTTCAGACTCATTCAGAGGTGAAGTGTTGGCGCTGTCCAGGGCGACATTCCAgtgtacttcctgtttactcttttgttttcctgctcagaCGGGATCTTTGGACCAGTTACATGTCAGCACGCCCTCCAGCTCATCAAGTGAGTTTCATCTCGTCCTCTGTGTCCCAGTCAGAAGATAAGTGGAAGCTGATGAACCTTCATGATTCTCAGTAGACTCAGTGGCCCATTCCTCCCCGGTGGGACGGTGGCGTTTCTTCATCAACCAGACCATTCGCCACAGAGATTCCCTGTCCAGCCAGGGCACCGCCGACACCAAAGTGCCCCACAAGGGTGAGTCTGAGTCACGCGCCCCAGCTGGTCTCCCTGCACCCCACTCAGGTCTGATGTCAACATGATCTCATGGTGACTCTCTTTCTGTGTCTAGAAGTGGAAGGATCTCTTAGCCAGGAGTCACTGAACAGGGTGTCCTCTCCCCCCTGCTCTGCCTCCTCGCCTCCAGTCTGTACAGTCCCCGCTCCTGACAGCATGGCTCCCTCCGCACCCGTGTCCGTGTCCGCTGGCTCTGCTGCCCAGTCTGCCGGTGCACTCCCACTGCTCAGTCGATCAGCTGTCCACACTCCAGCCGCTGCAGGTCCGAGCGTGTGTGCGCAGCTGCCTCCTCTTCAGGCCCCGGTGGGCCAGCTCGACCAGCAGGTGACTGGTCCGGCTCCGCCGCCgccacagctgcagcagcttcttgGAGCACAACTGCACCTGCAACAGCTGCAGCAAACCTCTCCAGAGGTCGCTGCCACCCCAGAGCCAGTGCCGCAGTTGGCCCCTCCGCTGTCTCATCCTGCCCCGGTGACCAGACCCGCCGCGCCTCAGCAGCAAGTCATAGCTGCCTCACTCAAGACGGAGCAGAGCCAGCCTCAGCCCAGTGTTCAGGCCGCAGTGCAGCCGCAGGTCCCGGTCCCGACACCAGAACCAGCCCTGCAGCCGCCACCGAGGCCAGAGCCAGACTTGCTCCACAAGCAGTCGTCTCTGCAGCAGTCGGAGTCGGAGCTGTCGACTGGAGAAGCTGGTGTCGCGGAGGACGCCAGCTCTGCTCCTCCACCCCCTTCCTCCGACTCGTCCCTGCCACCGCTTCACTTGTCTGCAACTGAACCCTCTCTGCCTCCCATCTCCCACGCCCTGAGCCCATCACCCGCACAGCCTTCTTCTGTGGCCGAGTCTGACAGCGAAGGGCCGCCCAAGATTGAGTTTGTTGACAACCGGATTAAGACTCTAGACGAGAAGTTGAGGAACCTTCTGTATCAGGAGTACAGCGCTGGAGCCACGCCAGCCTCCGCCTCCACGTCTGCAGTCGGGGAAGAGTCTTCGGAAACGCTCCCCCCTCTGcaccctctctcctcctccgacACCTCCCCACAcacatcctcctccaccacctcctccaccacctcccgctcctcctccaccaccccgGATcctgagaaggaagaggagctggCTCCCTCAGAAGTCGCCAGCCTTCCTGTCCCCTCCACCTCCCTGCCTTCACCTCCTCAGGACTCCACCGGCTCTCCACGCCCACCTGTTCCTGGAGAACCCACCATTGTTGTGAGTCCAAACACCACAGAACCAAACTGAGTCCACACTTGCACCACAGGTCTGATGGAGCAGTGGTGTGCTTGTGGACCAGCTCTGACTTCTCCTCTTCTGTTATCAATCTGACCTGCATGTTAGTCGCCATGTTTGATCGCTATTGACGAAGGATGTGCTGTTGCAGGCTGTGAGCCCTCGCTCCGACACTGGTGCCACCGCAGGAGCACTGCAGCCCGTCGCTCCGCAGCTGATCCCTCTGCAGCACAGACCGCCGCAGCTGAATGCAGGAGGTGGATATTTTGGCCTAAACCTGACATGTCCTAGTATCAGAAATCCGGTTAGCAAGAAATCCTGGACTCGCAAATTCAAAAACTGGGCGTGCAAACTGCGCCACTCCGCCAGCTTGTTCAAGAAGCCCAGAGTCCAGCAAGGTAGCGTCTATTTAGggggtgagtgagagagtgagcgagtgcttgaatgaatggatgtgtGGGAGAGTCTGGACCTGACCCTAGCACTAGATTAACTTTAGTCCATTAACTCTTTCACTTCCAGGTGCAAGCCTTGTTAAAGGGCCCATAGAACACGTAGAAAGCTCCAGACTCGACGATGGAAGCCGTTTGGTCATGACTTCGGTGCCAAACTTCATGTCGAACTTATAACCAAACGGTTTCCCGACTCTGCTGACCACTTGTCCACTGTGAGGAGCCAGCTTTGACTCACGTTCTTTGGGACTTTGTCACACACTGGGACCACGCTGCATCTAAGCAGAGCTTGCTGGGTTCTGGTTCTGTGGGCCCTTTAAAGTCCCTGCGTGGTGTGCGACTGCGGCCCTCGTCTGTGTTGCCTCCTCACTTCATCTCCCTCCCGTCTGTTCTAGCACTCTGGTCACACAGGACTGGATCAGTGTAAGAGATGTTGTGGTCAGCATCTAAAACCTCCCCCCTCCCGCCCCATGTCTACTGTCATCAGCAGCaaccacagcgccacctgctggctcaGTGTAGCAGCTCACGTAAAGACCTGGCAACACTAACCCTGAGCTCAGGTCACAGGTGCCTCTAGTGCAGCAGGTGATGTTCAGGTgcttcacacaacacacaccagcatGACCTGCAGTTTTCCACCAAAACATGGAGAGCAACTCCACAGTCACAACCATTCCGTCATTGGCGTGAAGTGATTTGAGCTGGGAGCTGGTGGGCGGGGTGAGAACTGCGGTGTGGAAGGCATGCGTGGACCAGCAGAGTggcaggaggcggtggttggcgcTGACTGAGAAGAGTCCAGTGGCGTGTTGATGGATTAACTGAACTAAAGCACCACCTCCATCTCTAGCCTGAACCCACCACAAGTGCCTTACGACTAAATCTGTGTCCCTACTCACGAGTATCGGGTGTTTAGTTGTCGACATGCTGCCGTGTGGGCCCGACCCTGTTGCCTCTGTTAACTGCTGTGTTTCTGCTTCCccccccgtgtgtgtgtgtgtgtccgttcCTGTGTGTCCTCCTGCCTCACTGGTATCTTTGTGTGTTTCTGCGTCCCATTCTCCTCTTTGTTTCACCCGTCTGGTTATCAGAAGGTCGGCATCGGAACACACTTGGCGAGGAGAAGCCGGCGAGTCCAGAGGCTCAGACACAGACACTCAAAGGAAGATTTCAGGTACGAGTGGTGGCCTCAGTGGTGGCGTGTTAGAAAAGCTCACGTGAGCAAACACGGATCCACAGGCCGGTGGCCTAACACTGTACACAGGTCATGACTGGGATCGACATTGACAGTTGTTAAACCTGACTCTTCTGACCTCAGCTCTCACACATTACACGCTTGTGAGTGGGACTCCTCTGCACACAGGTGACGCCggtgccctcctcctcctccccccctaaAGACTCACCACTGGGCAGGAGGGTGGGACGCTTCTCTGTGACGACAGCTGAGACCAGGAAAGAGGAGCGCCACAGCTCCCCAGCATCTCCTGAtctgatgaaggagaggaggaggtctCGGACCaaagaaggagaaagagaagagggGAAGAGGCCCCAGGCGCTGCTTCCCTTGCCAAGAGAACACAACCACTCTCCCCCTCGCAGCAGCGACGACGATGAGAGCGAGTTGGAGGACGAAGACCTCAGGAAGGAACTGCACAAACTCAGAGAGAAGTGAGCTCCCTTTCTTTTTGAGCTGTGTCTCCGTTGGTTGGGGAGAGTCTGCCTCACTGCAGGATCCAGTCATGGTCAACGTTGATTTTGATTGAGTTCTTGAGTTTGGTCGTGGAGAGGTTGATCCAGAAGCATCTGTCCTCGGCAGGCACATCAAGGAGGTGGTGTCTCTTCAGGCGCAGCAGAACCGAGAGCTGCAGGAGTTGTACCGGCAGCTTCGCTCCATGAAGGGCCAGCGCCAGAGTCTGCCGGCCGCCCTGTGCAGGACGCCTCCTCTGTCTGCCGCGCTGCCCGTCCACTCTCCACGCAGACCCCGGCCCGGCAAGATCAAGCTGCGGCCGCGGCCTCACTCTCACATGGACAACAACGGAGTTACACACTCGGGTCAGTGGCCCCAGTCGGGCTCCGCAGGTGTCTGTTTGCTGACCGGCCTCATGTCTTACAGGACTGTCGAGCAGTTTCTCTGGCAGAGAGCAGAGTCGTGTCCCTGCCGCCCCCAGCACCGGCTCCCAGagctcctccacgcagcgcggTACGCTTGCCCTCAGGGCGTTGTTAAACACGCCTGACGTGCTTCTGTCCACAGATCACAGTCCTGCCAAACCAAGCACCTTCACCGACGAGCTGCACAAGCTGGTGGACGATTGGACGATGGAGTCggcaagccccgccccctccaaACTCTCCCTCAATCAGATCAAGCTGATCCAGCAAGTGCATGAGTCAGGAGGCTGGAGTCAGCTGACGGAGGTGAGTGTGGGAGAGTCACCTGACCACTTCAGGTGCAGGTGATCCTCACGAGGCTCTAACACTGCTCTCAGGtgtttcctgctgcagcagtgGCTCCTCCCCCTGCCCTGGCACCCTCGGACCTCCACACCAGCGTCTCTTCGCTCCCCCATGCTGGACAGGCCCAGGCACTTCAGCAGAGTCTCCACCAGTCGCCCGGGGCTCTGGCCCTCCCTCAGGTGTCAGGCCCACACCTGCCACCGACCCCTTCGGCTCCCTCGGCCGGAGTCACCACAGCACCCCCTGATGGTGGCCCCTCCTCGTCCTGTTCTAATGCTGCTATACCTGCCGGTGCCAAACTCCCCTCAGCCCCTGCCTCCACTCTCCCTCTGGGCCAGAAGTGAAACCACTGTGAAGTCTGGACTGGACCCACTGATGTGTGCATGCgcgtgtgtgtggtggtggCACTGCCGGGTCTGGATCAGAAGGAGTTCGAATGTGAGGGAGGACTCTGGGACGTCCGGACGTGGCTCTTGTGTGAGTAGATGTCcaccaaagtgtgtgtgtgtgtgtgtgtgtgtgtgagtctgggGGCGAGAGCCAACtgctgcaaaaatatttttttttaactgtggactGACCCGAGGAGCAGAGTGCCGCCGGGCTGCTGACGTCACGCAGCTAAAGGACTATCACCATTAAAAGTGCAATTATCAGTGAGGCCCAGTGTGTTGGGGCAGCGCACGGACGAGGCTCACCACCTTTGCTTGACCTTACGAAGCCTTCGGCCTGCGGCACCAAGTGTCTCGCTTACAGCAGCATGTTGCTCGCTACTGCACGTGCTCAGGTCTCATCTGAGGACGAGGCTGCGCCGGTCTCTGTCCACACTCGCAGCACAAACCAGCCTCGGACTGTGGTGACcaaacagagctgagccagagggcaggAAGCTCTGTTTCATGTCCAATCCGCttctgaggaggagcagcagcagactggtTACCTCCGGTGTGTCATGTGATCCGACTCTCTTGTCATGGCGGTCGACAGTCTCTAGGTTCTGCCGTCAAGCTTTGCGGAAGTGGGCGTCTGCTGATATCGTTGTAGATCCCCAGGTCACCACTGGGTGGCGCAAAACAAAAACGTACTGTATTTAAATCAACGTTAGGTGTGTTGATAATCAGGCTTTAGCGTGTAataacacacacaggaaaagcACAGTTATCAGGGGACCCTAAAATAATGCATTTTAATTCTCGAACAAGAAGTTTTTTTCCTTGAAAATCAACAGTTTTAATCAGATCAGTTTTAATctaaaaaatgtgtaaaatagCATTTTAATTCTAATtaatatgaatgtatttttctctGAAGAATCTTAAGCAATTACTTAAAATGGGACGGGTTGTTCAGAAAATCCAAACAGTGTTTATATTTCCATTTTAACCTGTTGTTTACAGAATATCATCATCAATGTGCTTCACAACTTAACAGCTCTGTGAAACCAACATCTGAAGCGAATCGTTGTTCTAATAATGAGTCTAAAAGAGGTTTGTGTTCACTTGCGGAACCGATTCAGATGGGCAGGAGAGAAGTGCGCGAGGGCTGTGAAGAGAGAGGTTGGACAGGACGCAGTGGGCTGatgtgaagctggaggaaggagcggcgtgcgggggaggcTGACTagggacggagagagagagcgcgtatattttttttaccttgaaCTGTTGAGGTGGATGACAGCGGGGCAGCAGCATGTCCGCCACCGGAGCGTTCGTCTGAGCTCAGGAGCCGGAGGTGACTCGCAGGCTCCACAGAGACGTCGGCGGCTCCTTCAGCCTCATGTACACGGTACTAATTCAACTGTTGATTCATGTTTTCTAACGAATGGAAATAAATGATGTCAAACATCCGCCCTGCGTCCTTCTTCAGTCAGTGAACCTGCCCCAACTATATGACCGGGGACAGCGAGAGGACACTGGCAGACCAGCTGCGCTCATCTGGACATGGAGGTCAACCGCatcttgttcatgtttttgacTTCCACCTCCTTCATTTGTGAGATGTCACGATGATTCACGCGCCCGGACGCCAGTGTTTCAAAGAAGCTGCGACTGTCAGTCAGGTCGAGCTCAACATGGAACTCTGCTGCCATCTGATGGACACACACTGTTAAACCGCACGAATTGAGAACGTCAAAAACAGCGTAAATGGTTGAAACGAGACTGcgtttataaataataaaagccagtcgtttttaaatgttttttttccgtgTTTTCCTGATCCATTAACAGCCACTTGTTTTGAACGGCGAGTTAAACGTAGGTTATGGTTTCGGTTGGCGTTTGTTTATGTACATGTTGTGCTATTTGTTGAGATTAAATCCTCATTATACAAACATCTccagttaaccagcgcttagtcctgttcagcatgtctttggactgtgggaggaagccgGAGTACGCGGAGAAAACCAACGCGCACTCAGGGAGAAcagcaaactccatgcagaaaggccaccaGTCCCacccgggaatcgaacccgcaGCCATCTTACTGCAACCACACACATTTTGAGTCcacttgtcatttttgtttccgACATACCGTTGTATTTTTTGGTAATTATAATAACTAAAATGTTCATTGGccatttcaattgtttttcGATTATTTGGCTTATTTCGTTGGTcattttgcttttattatcAACTGTAGTGACGTTCGCGTTTTAGCGCCTGTCCTCGTTTGAATCTCCGCAACTTTATTGTTCCGTGTCGGTGGACAACAGCAAGCAGCGCTCTTTGAAATGGCGCTGGTGAATCCATGTTCGCCGTcagttgctgttgttgtgcGATTTTAACCCGCCTCCGGATCAAACTATCACATCCCGCTTGAAGTTCTTGGCCTCCCATCACAAACAGACCTCACTTTCGCTTCAGACGCCAGAAACGATGAGCAAGTTGTCGATATTGGTGTTGCATAATAGCTAGCCTGGAGATTACACTAGCCGCTTAGCTCTCGGCCTCGCTGCTCTTGCTGCTCGGTAAGTGCCTCGCTCTTGTCTTTAAAACCAATATCCACGTTTTATTAATGTGTTTTTGCACAGGGAAGCTAGCTATTTATAACTTTCCTTTCTCCACATATTCTATTGTTTATATTAGCTTTAGCTTCGGCTAGCCTGGCTAACCTTAGCTCGTTGCTAATATGTTAGCGGGTTGATAGCAATGTTTACAAATATCCAGCAGGCAGTCTGTTCATCCTGAGCAATGTTTCAGACACTGTGCAAAGTTTGTCAACCCCAGCGTGACCACAGCGTTTCTCAGACTTCGGGCTTTAATTCACACGATTGATTTTTAGCGCAAATTTTGAGGCACATGTCGCAGGAATTCTTTGCAGCTTCTcacattttcatattcatgtaTATCCATCTGTGGACCCGCTGTATTTGCTGAGAGTAAAATAGCTGGATTCAGAAGTTGAGTGAAATTAGTTTCGCACATCTGTGAGTCTAGTTAAAAAGGCACAGAGTGAAGCTGCATTGCTCGCTTATCCAGTTATTAACTTTGAATTGTAGCGCATAGTTAAGTCCGCATAAAAGTTGTTACAGGACTTCCCCATGTCGCCATATGTTTTCAAGAAAACTGAAATCTAAATGCTCTCACGTGAGGGATAAGTTAAGTGTAAGTACAGTATAAATACAGTTATCACAAGTTCAACTTGTGTAAAACAGCCATAATCCTTGTGTAGACTATGGAATAAATGACACCTTATGAAGCACAAGATCTTGTCGGACTGGGCTTGTTGGATGAAAAGACCACATTGTGTCTGCAGGTGGCGTGTGATGGACATGTGAGTGGGTTTTTATCAGCTGACATCAACTACTGAAATTTCTTCTCTCCCAAAGTGCAGCCAGCAAAGTAAGTAGCCATATGTCGTGGACACCTTTGTTGGTCTGAGTGTGCCTTTGACCTGTTTACCGCCTTTTCCAGTCCGATTTGAAGATGGCGTCTGTGCCCGTCTACTGCCTGTGTCGCCTCCCGTATGATGTGACCCGCTTCATGATCGAGTGTGATATATGTCAGGACTGGTTTCATGGCAGGTGGGGGGAGGCTTTCCTGGATGAACCATTTCATCAGAAACCTTTTAACACCATTGACTGGATTGCATTCTCCTCCTGGTTTACTTTGTGTGTAGTTGTGTTGGAGTTGAGGAGGAGAAGGCTGCTGAGATCGACCTGTACCACTGCCCCAACTGTCAGGTCACCCATGGACCATCTGTCAGTAAGTGTTCACACCTATAAGAAAGACCATTCGTTGCCTGGTGGGTCGATGTGTGACTggttctctttatttttttccagtgcGCAAACGCCGTGGTGGCAGCAAGCAGACCGACAATTCCTCCACTGGAG
This portion of the Synchiropus splendidus isolate RoL2022-P1 chromosome 18, RoL_Sspl_1.0, whole genome shotgun sequence genome encodes:
- the si:dkey-151g10.3 gene encoding serine/threonine-protein kinase WNK3 isoform X2, yielding MATDPGEPTGTEDSSEKPDGPREEDMDREGRTTRQRERTYSTPSDFPSSQTQERRSARGHDGRTPGGGESSKPVVGPPVKTVFFSTPSSPIDIGQKSLRREKRFFRKSVEICEEEEEFLPDTPHSAPHQLHSFDSVFTGRVLQHGAASCATLSHEPSSTASQPEPNKGAPSSPTQKGKERDREQEEEAEMKAVATSPGGRFLKFDIELGRGAFKTVYKGLDTETWVEVAWCELQDRKLTKAEQQRFKEEAEMLKGLQHPNIVRFYDSWESALRGKKCIVLVTELMTSGTLKTYLKRFKVMKPKVLRSWCRQILKGLHFLHTRTPPIVHRDLKCDNIFITGPTGSVKIGDLGLATLMRTSFAKSVIGTPEFMAPEMYEEHYDESVDVYAFGMCMLEMATSEYPYSECQNAAQIYRKVTSGIKPASFDKVADPEIKEIIEGCIRQNKSQRLSIRDLLNHAFFGEDTGVRVELAEEDTGTQECLALRIWVEDPKKLKGKHKDNEAIEFSYDLENDSAEEVALEMVKSGFFHESDAKVVGKSIRDRVNLIKKSRERRQQQPPSTASSSTLLTGGQVIAAAAGGGAPECEELPEVDQHVTQLQFFSGATLTMPEAESVGSAGCDSFTSGQSQAISHQGESHTLARSAPPPAAPVRPLGESGGVSTGRSVNLPGVSAGHSGGAAQTFLQPGTVVPQVSPSVPQHYYQSQTFPSDAFQSSHVPGAMAPSQSYVHSVSPHAPITVLTTSMSVGDPAGLAGAAVPLVPPAAPPIQLTDITPQAAAIQPPVIPQAIVQHQHAGMDPQISTLKQQMDVQAALQEHHVGGPLPPVEQYHQSLPASALKAQPADTQQQVYGQPSSAPVHFPPHQQVLATHMEPGVMAVPQPGEPPAAQGRPPVTFLQQQPALLLDQNQAHTQQQMDQQTTLLHQQIQNPHHLEQQQALIQRQGSDQPVLTQEQQSLLQQRPPEPPHQQLYQPTEKLPAGIQMEPQNQQQLVYPLQIEQHMHQQALLQQVEQQQQALLQQHLQQQVILQQQQLQEKAQLQQQQQEQQQVQLKQQMEQQQQALFQQQLAQQRQQVLLQQQAERLQKQAVIQQQIQEELQQQAAIIQLQQAEKQDAAFSPHSSSEQQIQLNPPLCLPQSPPTGLHLVEQQQPSAVLQQPACVTFSQAPGSIVLPTPAMMTAQVLAHHVQSEAHAHNLGQVPVQLATQSAVAHPVEVICGQTPPSYSCPGVPPDTRVASPLVVPTVQPPASLPQPSQGQTEFQILGQQAHAAPYPGLHESPVHRQAVVVLQPPLQHPTPSLSAPVHVTPQYIQSQQPVPIPHLPQLHQAQFSPPALVEGAAVPVQYPVEHPRHADPPRQIDLPSLAPAQPQPLVSPADPLVQPITLQTAEPLRLTQIQQLCAVQPIPAAVQQQLPLTAPCQPALHQVTHPAVQLVPSSVADLIAQSRVPSASSHAAAGPAPSSQHHHVVPALTHTPTTFHSLSLQDTAEQPAVPSAAFPAPQIPSSPTHTSCLSSSLPPLHPAPEPPTSPAAAPISLPGLASPPPGTTLESLDCHAPKLPQDSLPGCDSSLLLTAQDCPYLSNSERHSSAGSGPANGEENVQPLANGKLDRLKSQRRTSCQRPEKVLHQFQLSMLQVSASGDNMVECQLETHSNKMVTFKFDVEGDAPEDIADCMVEEDFVLDVEKEKFVEELRAIVTKAQDILQTHSETGSLDQLHVSTPSSSSNSVAHSSPVGRWRFFINQTIRHRDSLSSQGTADTKVPHKEVEGSLSQESLNRVSSPPCSASSPPVCTVPAPDSMAPSAPVSVSAGSAAQSAGALPLLSRSAVHTPAAAGPSVCAQLPPLQAPVGQLDQQVTGPAPPPPQLQQLLGAQLHLQQLQQTSPEVAATPEPVPQLAPPLSHPAPVTRPAAPQQQVIAASLKTEQSQPQPSVQAAVQPQVPVPTPEPALQPPPRPEPDLLHKQSSLQQSESELSTGEAGVAEDASSAPPPPSSDSSLPPLHLSATEPSLPPISHALSPSPAQPSSVAESDSEGPPKIEFVDNRIKTLDEKLRNLLYQEYSAGATPASASTSAVGEESSETLPPLHPLSSSDTSPHTSSSTTSSTTSRSSSTTPDPEKEEELAPSEVASLPVPSTSLPSPPQDSTGSPRPPVPGEPTIVAVSPRSDTGATAGALQPVAPQLIPLQHRPPQLNAGGGYFGLNLTCPSIRNPVSKKSWTRKFKNWACKLRHSASLFKKPRVQQGSVYLGEGRHRNTLGEEKPASPEAQTQTLKGRFQVTPVPSSSSPPKDSPLGRRVGRFSVTTAETRKEERHSSPASPDLMKERRRSRTKEGEREEGKRPQALLPLPREHNHSPPRSSDDDESELEDEDLRKELHKLREKHIKEVVSLQAQQNRELQELYRQLRSMKGQRQSLPAALCRTPPLSAALPVHSPRRPRPGKIKLRPRPHSHMDNNGVTHSGLSSSFSGREQSRVPAAPSTGSQSSSTQRDHSPAKPSTFTDELHKLVDDWTMESASPAPSKLSLNQIKLIQQVHESGGWSQLTEVFPAAAVAPPPALAPSDLHTSVSSLPHAGQAQALQQSLHQSPGALALPQVSGPHLPPTPSAPSAGVTTAPPDGGPSSSCSNAAIPAGAKLPSAPASTLPLGQK